A region from the Acanthopagrus latus isolate v.2019 chromosome 8, fAcaLat1.1, whole genome shotgun sequence genome encodes:
- the snx20 gene encoding sorting nexin-20 isoform X1, with product MAEPEPEPEPERDTEETDIRTLDPVWTEPSVTDESSVQWEHQHLITIKKCPDDPPSCSSLTTKELQQNWRAVKQSERPVRLLFEIPSARIIEHTLSKHVVYQVVVMRSGSFDSRRVSVERRYSDFSRFYHKLLEEFDEELEEVVLPRKLLTGNFSPEIISERRLSLQDFLAKLYSVRCVRRSTLFPQFFTEQEQKRAHGLLRAGQFRPAVEQLQTVLDIEEKLLPWQQPTLIVPTLSALAVCYRDLDEPEQAFSVAQRALPAVRRYRLKHYRAALLDLLVDVGYQLGRPVAQLQEELTVLRDAERGEVSSRSLKELVVQEFT from the exons AtggcagaaccagaaccagaaccagaacctgagAGGGACACTGAGGAGACAGACATTAGGACTCTGGATCCAG TCTGGACTGAACCATCTGTCACCGATGAGTCATCTGTTCAGTGGGAACATCAGCACCTGATCACCATAAAGAAATGTCCTG atgacCCTCCCAGCTGTTCCAGTCTAACCACtaaggagctgcagcagaactgGAGGGCAGTGAAGCAGAGCGAGCGACCCGTCAGGCTGCTGTTTGAGATCCCATCAGCTCGGATCATTGAACACACTCTGTCCAAACATGTG gtgtaCCAGGTCGTGGTGATGCGTTCTGGCAGCTTCGACTCTCGCCGTGTGTCTGTGGAACGCCGTTACAGCGACTTCTCCCGCTTCTACCACAAACTGCTGGAGGAGTTtgatgaggagctggaggaggtggttCTTCCTCGTAAACTCCTGACAGGGAACTTCAGCCCTGAAATCATCTCGGAGCGCcgcctctctctgcaggacttCCTGGCTAAACTCTACTCGGTCCGCTGCGTTCGGCGATCGACGCTTTTCCCCCAATTCTTCACTGAGCAGGAGCAGAAGCGAGCGCACGGTTTGCTGCGAGCGGGACAGTTCAGGCCGGCCGTCGAGCAGCTGCAGACTGTGTTGGATATCGAGGAAAAGCTGTTGCCGTGGCAGCAGCCCACCCTGATCGTACCTACCCTTTCTGCCCTGGCGGTCTGTTACCGGGACCTGGACGAACCAGAACAGGCATTCTCTGTGGCCCAAAGAGCTCTGCCTGCCGTCAGGCGCTACAGGCTGAAACACTACAGAGCTGCGCTGCTGGACCTGCTGGTGGACGTTGGCTATCAGCTGGGACGTCCTGTGgctcagctgcaggaggagctgacgGTCCTGAGAGATGCTGAGAGGGGGGAGGTGTCCTCACGCTCCCTGAAAGAGCTGGTGGTCCAGGAGTTCACCTGA
- the snx20 gene encoding sorting nexin-20 isoform X2, whose amino-acid sequence MAEPEPEPEPERDTEETDIRTLDPDDPPSCSSLTTKELQQNWRAVKQSERPVRLLFEIPSARIIEHTLSKHVVYQVVVMRSGSFDSRRVSVERRYSDFSRFYHKLLEEFDEELEEVVLPRKLLTGNFSPEIISERRLSLQDFLAKLYSVRCVRRSTLFPQFFTEQEQKRAHGLLRAGQFRPAVEQLQTVLDIEEKLLPWQQPTLIVPTLSALAVCYRDLDEPEQAFSVAQRALPAVRRYRLKHYRAALLDLLVDVGYQLGRPVAQLQEELTVLRDAERGEVSSRSLKELVVQEFT is encoded by the exons AtggcagaaccagaaccagaaccagaacctgagAGGGACACTGAGGAGACAGACATTAGGACTCTGGATCCAG atgacCCTCCCAGCTGTTCCAGTCTAACCACtaaggagctgcagcagaactgGAGGGCAGTGAAGCAGAGCGAGCGACCCGTCAGGCTGCTGTTTGAGATCCCATCAGCTCGGATCATTGAACACACTCTGTCCAAACATGTG gtgtaCCAGGTCGTGGTGATGCGTTCTGGCAGCTTCGACTCTCGCCGTGTGTCTGTGGAACGCCGTTACAGCGACTTCTCCCGCTTCTACCACAAACTGCTGGAGGAGTTtgatgaggagctggaggaggtggttCTTCCTCGTAAACTCCTGACAGGGAACTTCAGCCCTGAAATCATCTCGGAGCGCcgcctctctctgcaggacttCCTGGCTAAACTCTACTCGGTCCGCTGCGTTCGGCGATCGACGCTTTTCCCCCAATTCTTCACTGAGCAGGAGCAGAAGCGAGCGCACGGTTTGCTGCGAGCGGGACAGTTCAGGCCGGCCGTCGAGCAGCTGCAGACTGTGTTGGATATCGAGGAAAAGCTGTTGCCGTGGCAGCAGCCCACCCTGATCGTACCTACCCTTTCTGCCCTGGCGGTCTGTTACCGGGACCTGGACGAACCAGAACAGGCATTCTCTGTGGCCCAAAGAGCTCTGCCTGCCGTCAGGCGCTACAGGCTGAAACACTACAGAGCTGCGCTGCTGGACCTGCTGGTGGACGTTGGCTATCAGCTGGGACGTCCTGTGgctcagctgcaggaggagctgacgGTCCTGAGAGATGCTGAGAGGGGGGAGGTGTCCTCACGCTCCCTGAAAGAGCTGGTGGTCCAGGAGTTCACCTGA